A single Lycorma delicatula isolate Av1 chromosome 12, ASM4794821v1, whole genome shotgun sequence DNA region contains:
- the LOC142333379 gene encoding uncharacterized protein LOC142333379, which translates to MEWVWRSPWYGEVIPCHTYGMTSPYLATTSLKQLAIDNLNSFQHTAPESGENHIIRIGGRLHNSDIIFNQKHPIILQEKSRITKLIIKSEHLRQLHAGPLALLAAIRLRYWPINGRKVVRSVYHECITCFNIKPKFSEQIMGNLPLQHCQPTCRFLNVDIDYGGLISILTSHRHGAKSCKGYVAVFICLCTKAIHLELVQELTTNAFMAAFQRFISQKGKPKEVCSDNVKTFVGARNELQELYDIHSSPTNPETISSVYSLENIKWNFIPPRFPHFVGLLKAGVKSFKYHLVCIAGFINL; encoded by the exons ATGGAATGGGTATGGAGGTCACCATGGTATGGTGAAGTCATACCATGTCATACTTATGGTATGACTTCACCATACCTAGCTACCACATCACTGAAGCAATTAGCAATAGATAATCTAAATTCATTTCAGCATACAGCACCTGAGTCAG GTGAAAATCACATTATCAGGATAGGTGGCAGACTTCACAATTCAGACATTATATTCAATCAAAAACATCCTATAATACTACAAGAAAAATCCAGAATCACAAAATTAATCATCAAGTCTGAACATTTAAGACAATTGCATGCTGGACCACTTGCACTGCTTGCAGCCATACGCTTAAGATATTGGCCAATAAATGGGAGGAAAGTGGTCAGATCAGTATATCACGAATGCAtaacttgttttaatattaaaccaaAATTCTCAGAACAAATAATGGGCAACCTACCTCTTCAGCATTGTCAACCTACTTGTCGCTTTTTAAATGTAGATATTGATTATGGTGGCCTAATTTCCATTCTCACTTCTCACCGACATGGTGCAAAATCTTGTAAGGGGTACGTTGCTGTTTTCATTTGCCTTTGTACAAAGGCTATCCATTTAGAATTAGTACAAGAATTGACTACCAATGCATTTATGGCAGCCTTTCAACGATTCATTTCtcaaaaaggaaaaccaaaggAGGTTTGCAGCGACAATGTAAAAACTTTTGTTGGGGCTCGCAATGAATTGCAAGAGTTATATGATATACACTCATCGCCAACCAATCCAGAAACTATTTCATCTGTTTATAGTCTTGagaatataaaatggaatttcATTCCACCTAGATTTCCCCATTTTGTTGGTTTATTGAAGGCTGgggtaaaatcatttaaatatcatttagttTGTATTGCAGGCTTCATTAACTTATGA